The Herbaspirillum sp. RTI4 genome has a segment encoding these proteins:
- a CDS encoding phage holin family protein, producing METKTSSTAHPGLIAGLLSLAKNMLGLIINRIELAGLELSGIGVNMLKFMVVFMLAITALWFAVAFWSIMIVLLAWDAWGWKILMLFAVLFSVGTVALAVYARAMLKNGRLALPATMAELRKDRDALL from the coding sequence ATGGAGACCAAAACATCCTCAACCGCTCATCCCGGGCTGATCGCAGGCTTGCTGAGCCTGGCAAAAAACATGCTCGGTCTGATCATCAATCGCATTGAACTGGCCGGATTGGAACTCTCGGGCATTGGTGTCAATATGCTCAAGTTCATGGTCGTGTTCATGCTGGCGATCACGGCGCTATGGTTCGCGGTTGCCTTTTGGTCGATCATGATCGTCCTGTTGGCGTGGGATGCGTGGGGCTGGAAAATCCTGATGCTGTTTGCTGTTCTGTTTTCGGTCGGCACGGTAGCGCTCGCAGTGTATGCGCGCGCCATGCTGAAAAACGGTCGTCTCGCCCTGCCTGCCACGATGGCAGAGCTGCGCAAAGACCGCGATGCACTGCTTTGA
- a CDS encoding DUF883 family protein, whose product MTTSHLKNVKDDMKALVKDAQELFREAAEATGDKAEALRDKGLTLLEAAIVTAQTAQTVALEKGKQVAADTDDYVHANPWRAVAISAGVGLLVGLIIGRNK is encoded by the coding sequence ATGACCACCTCCCATTTGAAAAACGTCAAAGATGATATGAAAGCCCTGGTCAAGGATGCGCAGGAATTGTTCCGTGAAGCGGCAGAAGCTACCGGCGACAAGGCCGAAGCGCTGCGCGACAAAGGACTGACACTGCTGGAAGCCGCTATCGTTACCGCCCAGACGGCCCAGACAGTGGCGCTGGAAAAAGGCAAGCAGGTCGCCGCCGATACCGATGACTACGTTCACGCCAACCCTTGGCGCGCCGTGGCGATTTCCGCTGGCGTTGGTTTGCTGGTCGGACTCATCATCGGCCGCAACAAGTAA
- a CDS encoding c-type cytochrome, which yields MSDAHKEEHQSAIKTPKQLILAIAAGFLIPIICIVLLVEYVTTEQKAGAGSDGQTATAILARIKPVADAGYTFHDAAAPKQLLSGEEVYKSTCMACHSAGVAGAPKVGDLAAWKARIGQGYDTLVSHAVNGIRAMPAKGGNPDLSDIEIARTVAYMANQAGASFKAPEPKAEPAAPAEKS from the coding sequence ATGAGCGACGCACATAAAGAAGAACACCAATCCGCGATCAAAACGCCTAAACAGCTGATCTTAGCCATTGCAGCCGGCTTTTTAATTCCCATTATCTGCATCGTTTTGCTGGTCGAATATGTGACCACCGAGCAAAAAGCAGGCGCCGGTTCTGATGGACAAACTGCCACTGCCATCCTGGCTCGCATCAAGCCTGTAGCCGATGCCGGCTACACCTTCCACGATGCAGCCGCACCGAAACAATTGTTATCCGGCGAAGAAGTCTACAAATCCACCTGCATGGCCTGTCATTCTGCTGGTGTTGCCGGCGCGCCCAAGGTTGGTGACCTGGCAGCATGGAAAGCCCGTATCGGCCAGGGCTACGACACACTGGTTTCGCATGCGGTCAACGGCATACGCGCCATGCCTGCCAAAGGCGGCAATCCAGATCTGAGCGATATTGAAATCGCCCGCACCGTGGCCTACATGGCAAATCAGGCCGGTGCCAGCTTCAAGGCTCCAGAGCCAAAAGCGGAACCTGCCGCACCTGCTGAAAAGTCATAA
- a CDS encoding dihydroneopterin aldolase codes for MLTSLSHSALQDCRRLFLRNYEVLINIGVHEFEKKGEQRILINVDLFIPLALSTPKGDQLDEVVDYDFIRSTIARRMAKGHIQLQETLCDDVITAMLEHPKVRAVRVSTEKPDVYADCDAVGVEVFRIKGGM; via the coding sequence ATGTTGACTTCCCTGTCCCACTCCGCCCTGCAAGATTGCCGTCGTCTGTTCCTGCGCAACTACGAAGTGCTGATCAATATCGGCGTGCATGAATTCGAAAAGAAAGGCGAGCAGCGCATCCTGATCAACGTCGACCTGTTCATTCCGCTCGCGCTATCGACCCCCAAGGGCGACCAGCTCGACGAAGTCGTCGATTACGACTTCATCCGCAGCACCATCGCCCGACGCATGGCGAAGGGACATATCCAGTTGCAGGAAACGCTGTGCGACGACGTCATCACCGCCATGCTGGAACACCCCAAGGTGCGCGCCGTACGCGTGTCGACCGAAAAACCGGATGTCTATGCTGACTGCGACGCCGTCGGCGTGGAAGTTTTCCGCATCAAGGGCGGCATGTAA
- a CDS encoding class I SAM-dependent methyltransferase, producing MQLQLPQPSAAAQDASQALVALIADDIARRQGWISFARYMELALYAPDLGYYSGGAAKLGKEGDFTTAPELTLIFGATLAQFSIGLLAQTAPAIMEFGAGTGKLAFDILSELRLAGAPSVTYFIVEVSAQLRARQQVTLRDFPQVQWLDSLPARFSGVVLGNEVLDAMPVHLVLRTAEGWLERGVAWSEQGFVFEDRPADVALIAQIPDADDLPPGYLTEVHPLAIGFMQSLADMLAAPDNRAAAIFFDYGFPAREYYLAQRNQGTLMCHYRHHAHPDPFYWPGLQDLTAHVDFTAMALAAAERGLEVLSYTSQAAFLLAAGAGDVLLRTDPEQAARYLPQANALQKLISPAEMGELFKVLALGKNIDWPDALLPHDRSYRL from the coding sequence ATGCAACTGCAATTACCTCAACCCTCCGCTGCCGCGCAGGACGCCTCGCAGGCGCTGGTGGCCCTGATTGCCGACGATATTGCGCGTCGGCAAGGATGGATTTCGTTCGCCCGTTACATGGAGCTGGCGCTGTATGCGCCGGATCTCGGCTATTACAGCGGGGGCGCAGCGAAACTCGGAAAAGAGGGTGATTTTACAACCGCGCCGGAACTTACGCTTATTTTCGGCGCAACCCTGGCGCAATTCTCCATCGGGCTACTGGCGCAGACGGCGCCGGCCATCATGGAGTTCGGTGCCGGGACCGGCAAACTGGCCTTCGATATCCTGAGCGAACTGCGCTTGGCGGGCGCGCCCTCGGTGACTTATTTCATTGTCGAGGTGTCGGCGCAGCTGCGCGCGCGGCAGCAGGTAACGCTGCGCGATTTCCCTCAGGTGCAGTGGCTTGATAGTCTGCCAGCGCGTTTTTCCGGGGTGGTGCTGGGTAATGAGGTACTCGACGCGATGCCGGTGCATCTGGTGCTGCGCACTGCCGAAGGTTGGCTGGAACGCGGCGTGGCCTGGTCGGAACAGGGCTTCGTTTTCGAAGACCGGCCTGCCGACGTGGCGCTGATCGCACAAATTCCCGATGCCGATGACTTGCCACCCGGTTATCTGACCGAAGTGCATCCGCTGGCGATCGGGTTCATGCAGTCGCTGGCCGATATGCTGGCCGCGCCCGATAACCGGGCGGCCGCGATTTTCTTCGATTACGGTTTTCCCGCGCGGGAATATTATTTGGCCCAGCGCAATCAGGGCACGCTGATGTGCCACTACCGCCACCATGCGCATCCCGACCCTTTCTACTGGCCCGGTTTGCAGGACCTGACCGCGCATGTCGATTTCACGGCGATGGCGCTGGCCGCGGCCGAACGCGGGCTGGAGGTTCTTTCTTATACCAGTCAGGCGGCGTTTTTGCTGGCTGCGGGAGCCGGGGATGTGCTGCTGCGTACCGACCCTGAGCAGGCCGCTCGCTACTTGCCGCAGGCCAACGCCCTGCAAAAGCTGATTTCCCCTGCCGAGATGGGAGAGTTGTTCAAAGTGCTGGCGCTAGGGAAAAACATCGACTGGCCGGATGCCTTGCTGCCGCATGACCGCAGCTATCGCTTGTGA
- the ttcA gene encoding tRNA 2-thiocytidine(32) synthetase TtcA — MTTQMETLTIPAGTTASATPATPATGPTARQAEKFAFENNKLSKRLCRLVGQAIGDFNMIEDGDKVMVCLSGGKDSYAMLDILLMLRERAPIHFDIVAVNLDQKQPNFPAHILPEYLRALGVPFHIENQDTYSIVKRVVEEGKTTCALCSRLRRGILYRVATELGATKIALGHHRDDIMETFFLNMFFGGKLKSMPAKLQSDDGKQIVIRPLAYVKEADLIRYAEIKQFPIIPCDLCGSQENLQRKQIKGMLREWEKTHVGRVDNIFASLSTVAPSHLMDRKLFDFTGLKATGVADANGDIAFDEEPCSVGGSDAKVITLHQDN; from the coding sequence ATGACAACGCAGATGGAAACGCTGACCATCCCTGCAGGGACGACCGCATCGGCCACCCCGGCCACCCCGGCCACCGGCCCGACTGCGCGGCAAGCGGAAAAATTCGCCTTTGAAAACAACAAGCTCAGCAAACGCTTGTGCCGTCTGGTCGGCCAGGCCATCGGCGATTTCAACATGATCGAAGACGGCGATAAAGTCATGGTTTGCCTGTCCGGCGGCAAGGACAGCTACGCCATGCTGGACATCCTGCTGATGCTGCGCGAACGCGCCCCCATCCATTTCGACATCGTCGCCGTCAATCTGGACCAGAAGCAGCCGAATTTCCCGGCGCACATCCTGCCAGAGTATCTGCGCGCGCTCGGCGTGCCGTTCCACATCGAAAATCAGGACACCTATAGCATCGTCAAACGCGTGGTGGAAGAAGGCAAAACCACCTGCGCGCTCTGCTCCCGCCTGCGACGCGGCATTCTGTACCGGGTAGCGACCGAACTGGGCGCCACCAAAATCGCACTGGGCCACCACCGCGACGACATCATGGAAACCTTCTTCCTCAACATGTTCTTCGGCGGCAAGCTCAAGAGCATGCCGGCCAAGCTGCAATCGGACGACGGCAAGCAGATCGTCATCCGCCCGCTGGCCTACGTCAAAGAAGCCGACCTGATCCGCTACGCCGAAATCAAGCAATTCCCCATCATTCCCTGCGACCTGTGCGGCAGCCAGGAAAACCTGCAACGCAAGCAAATCAAGGGCATGCTGCGCGAATGGGAAAAAACCCACGTCGGCCGGGTCGACAACATCTTCGCCTCGCTCTCCACAGTCGCCCCGTCGCACCTGATGGACCGCAAACTGTTCGACTTCACCGGACTGAAAGCCACCGGCGTTGCCGATGCCAACGGCGATATCGCCTTCGATGAAGAACCCTGCTCCGTGGGCGGCAGCGACGCCAAAGTAATTACCCTGCATCAAGACAATTAA
- a CDS encoding type 1 glutamine amidotransferase: MPDTKDPHSPPPEAPSPAPEKAAGNPQVDWTPPEMPYIRSTENVEKPWAQNWRLLLGRLRALSDKAGRKVLHRTLKIGISARIFHPEPGGQGLRGRTLQYLEESIAQWVMSRDVLVFMIPTVNTNGKVHPSHIRLRDYAKHLDGLVLQGGADVSPQSYSEEATRPEWNGDRVRDMYELELLHEFVEAGKPVLGICRGCQLINVAFGGTLYQDIASDVPSAIVHVNNEYDRNHHELYFPPGSTLSGLLLSGSKLVVNSIHHQAVKDLGRDLSIEAISCDDNITEAIRYRKAPFVMGLQWHPEFHRAGGPELLDCTPILDSFLRAARETRF; encoded by the coding sequence ATGCCCGATACCAAAGACCCTCATTCTCCCCCTCCCGAAGCACCGTCTCCCGCGCCCGAAAAGGCCGCCGGGAATCCGCAAGTCGACTGGACTCCGCCAGAAATGCCTTACATCCGCAGCACGGAAAATGTAGAAAAACCGTGGGCGCAAAACTGGCGTTTACTGTTGGGGCGTTTGCGCGCTCTGTCGGATAAGGCCGGGCGCAAGGTCTTGCACCGCACGCTCAAGATCGGCATTTCGGCGCGTATTTTTCATCCTGAGCCGGGCGGACAAGGTTTGCGTGGCCGGACCCTGCAATATCTGGAAGAGTCGATTGCCCAGTGGGTGATGTCGCGCGATGTGCTGGTGTTCATGATCCCGACGGTCAATACCAACGGCAAGGTGCATCCCAGTCATATCCGTTTGCGCGATTATGCCAAGCATCTGGACGGGCTGGTGCTGCAAGGCGGGGCGGACGTTTCGCCGCAAAGCTATTCGGAAGAAGCCACGCGGCCGGAGTGGAACGGCGACCGCGTACGCGATATGTATGAGCTGGAATTGCTGCATGAATTCGTCGAGGCCGGCAAGCCGGTGCTGGGCATCTGCCGCGGTTGTCAGCTGATCAACGTGGCATTTGGTGGCACGCTATATCAGGACATTGCGTCCGACGTGCCATCGGCGATTGTGCATGTCAATAACGAATACGATAGAAATCACCACGAGTTGTATTTTCCGCCGGGATCGACGCTGTCGGGCCTGTTGTTAAGCGGCAGCAAGCTCGTGGTTAACTCTATCCATCATCAGGCCGTGAAGGATTTGGGGCGCGATTTGTCGATTGAGGCGATTTCCTGCGACGACAACATCACCGAGGCAATCCGTTACCGCAAGGCACCTTTCGTGATGGGTTTGCAGTGGCATCCTGAGTTCCATCGGGCAGGCGGTCCCGAGTTGCTCGATTGCACCCCTATTCTCGATAGTTTCCTGCGGGCAGCGCGCGAAACGCGGTTCTGA
- a CDS encoding OmpA family protein: MRKLTIGALALALAATGCADMSATQQGTATGAGVGAGLGALLGAVTGNGGGGRALGGAAIGGAIGAVAGNVWSTRMENQRRTMEQATQGTGVQVTQTADNRLKLEIPSDISFDTGRADIKPNLRPVLDRFAATLTENPATLITIVGHTDNTGSDVQNDPLSLQRAGRTRDYLSTRGVAQNRINVVGRGSHEPLVVNNSEANRARNRRVEIFVAEPQR, translated from the coding sequence ATGCGTAAATTAACGATCGGTGCGCTGGCCTTGGCGCTGGCCGCAACAGGCTGTGCCGACATGTCGGCAACGCAGCAGGGGACGGCGACGGGTGCAGGCGTCGGTGCCGGGTTGGGAGCGCTTCTCGGCGCGGTAACGGGCAACGGTGGCGGCGGCCGGGCATTGGGTGGTGCAGCGATAGGTGGCGCCATTGGTGCGGTGGCCGGCAATGTCTGGTCGACCAGAATGGAAAACCAGCGGCGCACGATGGAGCAGGCAACTCAAGGTACGGGCGTGCAAGTTACTCAGACCGCAGACAACCGGCTCAAACTTGAAATTCCAAGTGACATTTCATTCGATACCGGCCGGGCCGATATCAAGCCGAATTTGCGTCCTGTGCTGGATCGCTTTGCCGCCACATTGACAGAAAATCCCGCTACCCTGATCACGATTGTGGGTCATACCGACAATACCGGCAGCGATGTGCAGAACGATCCCCTGTCGTTGCAGCGCGCTGGTCGCACGCGCGATTATCTGTCCACCAGAGGCGTCGCGCAAAACCGCATCAATGTTGTCGGACGCGGTTCGCATGAGCCGCTGGTCGTCAATAACAGCGAGGCTAACCGCGCGCGCAATCGTCGGGTGGAAATTTTTGTCGCAGAACCACAGCGCTGA
- a CDS encoding SDR family oxidoreductase encodes MTPQPEKIALVTGAAKRIGRAIALELARQGWDVVVHYHRSETDARTLVEEIATLGRRAILLQCDLSDAAAVNGLLAHTTAFGRVSCLVNNAALFEHDTADTLTAAGLDRHLQANLTAPLLLAQQLHALTPEGEQAVVINLLDQKLYNLNPDFLSYTLSKAALHTATTLLAQALAPKLRVVGIAPGITMTSGDQTDAQFEQAHRITPLGKSSTPEDIAAAVCYVASARAITGTTLLVDGGQHLIPLQRDVMFLAK; translated from the coding sequence ATGACACCACAGCCAGAAAAAATCGCACTCGTCACCGGCGCCGCCAAACGCATCGGTCGCGCTATTGCCCTCGAACTTGCCCGTCAGGGCTGGGATGTGGTCGTGCATTACCACCGCTCCGAGACCGACGCCAGAACACTGGTCGAAGAAATCGCCACGCTCGGCCGCCGCGCCATCCTGCTGCAATGCGACCTCAGCGACGCCGCCGCCGTCAACGGCCTGTTAGCGCACACCACGGCCTTCGGCCGCGTCAGCTGCCTGGTCAACAACGCCGCGCTGTTTGAACACGATACCGCCGACACACTCACCGCCGCCGGTCTGGACCGTCACCTGCAAGCCAATCTGACCGCGCCGCTGTTGCTGGCGCAGCAATTGCACGCCCTCACGCCGGAAGGCGAACAAGCCGTCGTCATCAATCTGCTCGATCAGAAGCTGTACAACCTCAACCCCGATTTCCTTTCCTACACGCTGTCCAAAGCCGCGCTGCACACCGCCACCACACTGCTGGCACAGGCGCTCGCCCCAAAACTGCGCGTAGTCGGCATCGCCCCCGGCATCACCATGACCTCGGGCGACCAGACCGACGCCCAGTTTGAACAGGCGCATCGCATCACCCCGCTAGGTAAATCAAGCACGCCGGAAGACATCGCTGCCGCTGTTTGCTACGTTGCAAGCGCGCGCGCCATTACCGGCACGACGCTGCTGGTCGATGGCGGCCAGCATCTGATCCCCTTGCAACGCGACGTCATGTTTCTCGCTAAATAA
- the putA gene encoding trifunctional transcriptional regulator/proline dehydrogenase/L-glutamate gamma-semialdehyde dehydrogenase, whose amino-acid sequence MSTVTLGLKVDEALRNRIKEAAALQGRTAHWVCKQAVLQYVESLERSQSAGAAPSAAAGVSAFSDVDDADESALSAEVIPQVQPFLDWAQNVQPQTDLRAAITAAWHRPEAECLPMLAQLAYTPDAAQRASIEKVAAQLVEVLRSNKDASGVEALVQEFSLSSQEGVALMCLAEALLRIPDNATRDMLIRDKISRGDWHAHLGKSPSMFVNAAVWGLMLTGKLTATNSEKSLATSLTRLIGKGGEPLIRQGVHRAMKLMGEQFVTGQTISEALANSRPMEKAGFRYSYDMLGEAAMTEADAQGYLVSYEQAIHAIGKASHGRGIYEGPGISVKLSALHPRYSRAQRERVMQELLPRLLKLAQLARQYDIGLNIDAEEADRLELSLDLLESLCFEPSLKGWNGIGFVVQAYLKRCPFVIDYVIDLARRSGHRVMLRLVKGAYWDSEIKKAQIDGLDGYPVFTRKAHTDVSYLACARKLLAAPDAVYPQFATHNAQTVSAIYHMAGHNYYSGQYEFQCLHGMGEPLYNQITGNASDGKLGRPCRIYAPVGSHETLLAYLVRRLLENGANTSFVNRIGDPNVPVSELVVDPVVEAHRIETEAGQLGAPHAKIPLPRQMFADLGVQSRLNSSGMNLAHEQQLASLAVGLLRSTQGLHTATASVAVVTTMPAEYADDAWQAVLNPADTRDRVGWVLPTTSQEVELAVQRAHSGAQIWQGTPPQERAACLKRAADMLEQRMQSLLGLIVREAGKSLPNAIAEVREAVDFLRYYAAQTEATFDNDLNRPLGVVLCISPWNFPLAIFTGQVAAALASGNCALAKPAEQTPLIADVMVKILHEAGVPTDAVQLVPGTGEIVGAALVAHPLVSGVLFTGSTEVARLIAQTLSTRLSRQGRCIPLIAETGGQNALVADSSALAEQLVGDVLGSAFDSAGQRCSALRLLCIQDDGAERVVDMIKHAMREWVMGNPDRMDTDVGPVIDEEARVQIEQHIERMQAQGQPVSRMGRDESAGQGYFVMPALIEIDRIDRLQKEIFGPVLHVLRYRREQLGELLEAINATGYGLTFGVHSRIDETIAQVTQKILAGNVYVNRNVIGAVVGVQPFGGMGLSGTGPKAGGPLYLYRLLQAGKAQGNQALAALQTMPVNPALGARMQIDPAAQPGLLALQSLTTALPGPAFSALTGWQARDTAQAVAACEYYGALSVLGQLFTLPGPTGEANVYQLLPRGMVCAVPRTPIGLIHQLAAALASGNKYWLEASDTDKVLSPVLAALPPEVQQWIQRCSKEQLMSEPTLSTVLFEGDGDALQELSPRIAQRSGAIARIESLTSVQLAEGAHYDLSALMHEQSISTNTAAAGGNAQLMTMG is encoded by the coding sequence ATGTCCACCGTCACGCTCGGCCTCAAAGTTGATGAAGCACTGCGAAACCGCATCAAAGAAGCGGCTGCCCTGCAAGGGCGAACAGCGCACTGGGTTTGTAAGCAGGCTGTTTTGCAGTACGTGGAGAGCCTTGAACGAAGTCAGTCGGCAGGGGCCGCCCCTTCGGCTGCCGCTGGAGTGAGTGCATTCTCGGATGTGGACGACGCCGACGAGTCAGCCTTGTCCGCTGAGGTTATACCTCAGGTGCAACCTTTCCTGGACTGGGCGCAAAATGTCCAGCCGCAAACCGATCTGCGCGCCGCCATTACTGCCGCCTGGCACCGTCCCGAGGCGGAATGCCTGCCGATGCTGGCGCAATTGGCCTATACGCCGGATGCCGCACAACGTGCCTCCATCGAAAAAGTGGCCGCTCAACTGGTGGAAGTTCTGCGCAGTAACAAAGATGCCAGCGGCGTAGAAGCGCTGGTGCAGGAGTTTTCGCTCTCCAGCCAGGAAGGGGTCGCCTTGATGTGTCTGGCCGAGGCCTTGCTTCGCATCCCCGATAACGCAACGCGCGACATGCTCATCCGCGACAAAATCAGTCGCGGCGACTGGCACGCCCACTTGGGCAAGTCCCCCTCCATGTTCGTCAATGCCGCCGTCTGGGGTTTGATGCTGACCGGTAAGCTGACCGCCACCAACAGCGAAAAAAGTCTGGCAACCTCGCTGACCCGCCTGATCGGCAAGGGGGGCGAGCCGCTGATCCGCCAAGGCGTGCACCGCGCCATGAAACTTATGGGCGAGCAGTTCGTCACCGGGCAGACCATCTCCGAAGCGCTGGCCAATAGCCGCCCCATGGAAAAAGCAGGCTTTCGCTATTCCTACGACATGCTGGGCGAAGCCGCCATGACCGAGGCCGATGCGCAAGGCTATCTGGTGTCTTACGAGCAGGCCATCCACGCTATTGGCAAGGCTTCGCACGGACGCGGCATCTACGAAGGCCCTGGAATTTCCGTCAAGCTGTCGGCCTTGCACCCGCGTTACAGCCGGGCGCAGCGCGAGCGCGTGATGCAAGAGCTGCTGCCGCGACTGCTGAAACTCGCCCAGTTGGCACGTCAGTACGACATCGGACTCAACATCGACGCCGAAGAAGCCGATCGGCTGGAACTGTCGCTCGATCTGCTGGAAAGTCTGTGTTTCGAGCCTTCTCTCAAAGGCTGGAACGGCATCGGCTTTGTGGTGCAGGCGTATCTCAAGCGCTGCCCGTTTGTGATCGACTATGTCATTGATCTGGCCCGCCGTAGCGGCCATCGTGTGATGCTGCGTCTGGTCAAAGGGGCGTACTGGGACAGCGAGATCAAGAAAGCGCAGATCGACGGACTGGATGGCTACCCGGTCTTCACGCGCAAGGCCCACACCGATGTGTCTTACCTCGCCTGCGCCCGCAAGCTGCTGGCCGCGCCCGACGCGGTCTACCCGCAGTTTGCCACCCACAACGCGCAAACAGTCTCCGCGATTTACCACATGGCAGGCCACAACTATTACAGCGGCCAGTATGAATTTCAGTGCCTGCACGGCATGGGCGAGCCCCTCTATAACCAGATCACCGGCAATGCCTCCGACGGCAAGCTGGGTCGCCCCTGCCGCATTTACGCGCCCGTCGGCTCGCATGAAACCTTGCTGGCCTATCTGGTGCGTCGCCTGCTGGAGAACGGCGCCAACACCTCGTTCGTCAACCGCATTGGCGACCCGAACGTGCCCGTCTCCGAACTGGTCGTCGACCCGGTAGTGGAAGCGCATCGCATCGAAACCGAGGCCGGCCAACTGGGTGCGCCGCATGCCAAAATCCCGTTGCCGCGCCAGATGTTTGCCGACCTGGGAGTCCAATCGCGGCTGAATTCGTCGGGAATGAATCTGGCGCATGAGCAGCAACTGGCATCGCTCGCCGTCGGTCTGCTGCGCAGCACGCAAGGTCTGCATACCGCCACTGCCAGCGTGGCGGTCGTGACCACTATGCCAGCGGAGTATGCCGACGACGCCTGGCAAGCTGTTCTGAATCCGGCCGACACGCGCGACCGCGTGGGCTGGGTGCTCCCGACGACATCGCAAGAGGTAGAACTGGCCGTGCAGCGCGCCCATAGCGGTGCGCAAATCTGGCAGGGCACACCGCCGCAGGAACGCGCCGCCTGCCTCAAACGCGCCGCCGACATGCTGGAACAGCGCATGCAAAGCCTGCTCGGTCTGATCGTGCGGGAAGCCGGCAAGTCCCTGCCCAATGCGATTGCCGAAGTGCGCGAAGCGGTGGACTTTTTACGCTATTACGCTGCGCAAACAGAAGCCACTTTCGACAACGATCTGAACCGGCCACTCGGGGTCGTGTTGTGCATCAGCCCCTGGAATTTCCCGCTCGCCATTTTTACCGGCCAGGTAGCGGCCGCTCTGGCGAGCGGCAATTGCGCCTTAGCCAAACCTGCCGAGCAGACCCCGCTGATCGCCGATGTGATGGTGAAAATTCTGCATGAAGCGGGCGTACCAACAGACGCCGTGCAACTGGTTCCCGGTACCGGCGAGATCGTCGGTGCCGCGCTGGTAGCGCATCCTCTGGTGTCGGGTGTGTTATTCACCGGCTCGACTGAAGTCGCGCGCCTGATTGCACAAACGCTGTCCACGCGGCTGAGCCGGCAGGGACGCTGCATTCCACTGATCGCCGAAACCGGCGGCCAGAACGCGCTGGTGGCCGACTCGTCCGCGCTGGCCGAACAACTGGTGGGCGACGTATTGGGCTCGGCCTTTGACTCGGCCGGTCAGCGCTGCTCGGCGCTACGCTTGCTGTGCATTCAGGACGATGGTGCCGAGCGCGTGGTGGACATGATCAAACACGCCATGCGCGAATGGGTCATGGGTAATCCGGATCGCATGGACACCGATGTCGGCCCGGTGATAGATGAAGAGGCGCGTGTGCAGATCGAGCAGCACATCGAGCGCATGCAGGCGCAGGGTCAGCCCGTCAGCCGGATGGGGCGTGACGAAAGCGCAGGCCAAGGCTATTTTGTGATGCCTGCCCTGATTGAGATCGATCGCATTGATCGTCTGCAAAAGGAAATTTTTGGTCCGGTTCTGCATGTGCTGCGCTATCGCCGCGAACAACTGGGTGAGTTGCTGGAGGCGATTAACGCCACCGGCTACGGCCTGACCTTCGGCGTGCACAGCCGTATTGACGAAACCATCGCTCAGGTCACGCAAAAAATATTGGCCGGGAATGTCTACGTCAACCGCAACGTCATCGGCGCGGTGGTCGGAGTGCAGCCGTTTGGCGGCATGGGACTGTCCGGTACCGGCCCCAAGGCAGGTGGCCCGCTGTATTTGTACCGCCTGCTGCAAGCGGGCAAGGCGCAAGGCAACCAGGCACTCGCCGCGTTGCAAACCATGCCGGTTAATCCTGCGCTGGGAGCGCGCATGCAGATCGACCCCGCCGCGCAGCCCGGCTTGCTCGCCCTGCAAAGTCTGACTACGGCTTTGCCCGGGCCGGCTTTCAGCGCGCTCACCGGCTGGCAAGCCCGCGACACTGCTCAAGCCGTGGCCGCTTGCGAATACTACGGTGCGCTCAGCGTGCTGGGCCAACTCTTTACTTTGCCCGGCCCCACGGGCGAGGCGAACGTCTACCAGTTACTGCCACGGGGCATGGTCTGTGCGGTACCCCGTACGCCGATCGGACTGATTCATCAGCTTGCGGCAGCACTGGCCAGCGGTAACAAGTACTGGCTCGAAGCGTCGGATACCGACAAGGTTTTGTCGCCTGTGCTGGCGGCACTACCGCCTGAAGTGCAACAGTGGATTCAGCGCTGCAGCAAGGAACAATTAATGAGCGAACCCACCCTCAGTACCGTGCTGTTTGAGGGCGATGGCGATGCCTTGCAGGAGTTGTCACCGCGCATAGCCCAGCGCTCGGGGGCCATAGCGCGTATCGAGAGTCTGACGTCCGTACAACTGGCCGAGGGGGCGCATTACGACCTAAGCGCCTTGATGCACGAGCAAAGTATCAGCACCAACACCGCCGCTGCGGGCGGTAACGCCCAGCTCATGACCATGGGCTGA
- a CDS encoding DUF2905 domain-containing protein produces MIRWFLVIFLMLIVLASILPWLEKFGIGRLPGDFRFRLFGRNFSLPFASTILLSLAALLVARLFK; encoded by the coding sequence ATGATACGCTGGTTTCTGGTGATTTTCCTGATGCTGATCGTGCTTGCGTCGATTCTGCCGTGGCTGGAAAAATTCGGTATCGGGCGCTTGCCCGGCGATTTTCGTTTCAGATTATTCGGACGCAATTTTTCGCTGCCCTTCGCGTCGACAATTCTGTTGTCGCTGGCGGCGCTGCTGGTGGCGCGCTTGTTTAAATAG